In Toxoplasma gondii ME49 chromosome X, whole genome shotgun sequence, a single genomic region encodes these proteins:
- a CDS encoding hypothetical protein (encoded by transcript TGME49_224990), translating to MSARRLERLVLGAGSTFQNIKAVEFFLCKPLKENALVKDFCTFFLPGIRYHNPNLSLQIFEASENATAREVPGASDGAPPSPTATPAPVSPARTGAQLAPEAVRLFFGEGNGSHVVNLSLYHSPHQLMQRLLDVDAQWQQLQIYEKFLQKKENF from the exons ATGTCGGCGCGACGACTGGAGCGCCTCGTCCTGGGCGCGGGGAGCACCTTCCAAAACATCAAAGCTGtcgagttttttctttgcaAGCCTCTCAAGGAAAACGCACTCGTCAA agATTTCTGcactttcttccttcctggtATTCGGTACCACAATCCCAATTTGAGTCTTCAAATTTTCGAAGCTTCAGAGAACGCGACTGCGCGTGAGGTGCCTGGAGCAAGCGACGGCGCCCCGCCGTCCCCCACCGCAACTCCAgctccagtgtctcctgcACGGACTGGAGCCCAACTCGCGCCCGAAGCCGTGCGGCTCTTCTTCG gagaaggaaacggttCTCATGTAGTGAACCTGAGCCTGTATCACAGCCCTCACCAGCTCATGCAGCGCCTGCTGGACGTTGATGCGCAgtggcagcagctgcagatcTACGAGAAGttcctgcagaaaaaagagaacttTTAA
- a CDS encoding hypothetical protein (encoded by transcript TGME49_224980) gives MWGKLLTDTYNRVRTKADEVRQQVSSTVQAQHVTISKAREVLLSLGSSSGRVESRANAIAQAAETVSAEELLKQLQWDASGVRTVDEVHELLLLWRMLTLQAPLHGAPRFFSAEYGGQERFSRCSPTRSGEQVEGDLFSSLSSFSLNSAFSSALSVSAKSDSLPGGEAGLTARESGEEKNSQENRERGDGGYAALPHSAVAVPPPARPSFAQELREEAERGEQAVYGDGLSFKEILLRSNALERCLLAIARRGSLRSHFATHTQDLLESRREARRRFEKRQASSDSASRLVSSAESSKEKGRSADSGNAPSAGVSGADAAGKAGDAEASEEGSPEGTQGEREERGEGEDGKNLAALPPSPALDAVLSLMSLCLAGSQHSHLELLHSLFRAAHAAAAAGPLSSGRRLEETRTPDRAEKSQELRTREKKEDRNQEEKTSKVEEKLKEEEKLKEEEKLTGDSRRLTGSAVEEGVVVVEATLQLIATWKRNWVLERKEDARRRLEAEARHLAAKIEDCGLRDDAEEEDPLVTHNIRLLANAQLLDLQQRIICVKEQLLQDQAEEAQRKLAALAKLKTAREALTRNFEDAGEAVEQQKKDVQMRMSETSEVLLKEAAGLEERRTAMRGNLETLKKEREDLEQRLAMCIQKIASVQAEEADLQAEEEGLHLDLLHVQKEYKEQIHLHQARRQQQSELRSALRELDCTGASLVDLLQSDAAKKKEAIGQDVDRLKGALQTQVCRHLAFEKTRLQQQVQFLLQCMQTLDSLHAEGEKRLAARREVKAEKTAEERAEGQAGEKGEDPEEKGEEDRGEGGERRRSDDFESVSAFSAEEQAVLFGVQKRLLRGSRQLDNFYAETEQFVSLHRDVLVGALRQQRQIFRHKQEEASEAASLAADLAQIREVDPMKDLTALYRQTKKQLSPYLTKLSTTTTRRDRPTASRGGPPSSHPSHTASFLSSSSSPQTSSPPPVPPQSSQMMSSRSVPLSPAPSTSQSSSQSIPVSSSQAVSQFVSPHSSLGSSSPSLSASSGAEVSAGRRSSGDAFPFDFASSRTLHSPAVENRGSESERQGLNVESPSPQVFDLKTPPRSPAASPEQGEKTLGGDEGDPLRMTKVDNWLLE, from the exons ATGTGGGGAAAGCTACTCACTGACACCTACAACAGAGTCCGCACAAAGGCTGATGAG gtTCGTCAGCAAGTGTCGAGCACCGTCCAGGCGCAGCATGTAACGATTTCAAAGGCGCGAGAggttcttctttcgctcggCTCGTCGTCAGGCAGAGTCGAAAGTCGCGCGAACGCAATCGCCCAAGCTGCGGAGACGGTCAGCGCCGAAGAGCTCTTGAAGCAGCTTCAGTGGGACGCGagcggtgtacgtacagtcGACGAAGTCCACGAACTGCTCCTTCTCTGGCGGATGCTCACGCTGCAGGCTC cgTTGCATGGCGcgcctcgttttttttctgcggagTACGGAGGCCAGGAGCGTTTCTCGCGCTGTTCGCCTACGCGTTCTGGAGAGCAAGTGGAAGGCgacttgttttcttctttatcttcgttttctctcaactctgctttctcctctgctctctccgtGTCTGCGAAGAGCGACAGCTTGCCTGGCGGTGAGGCAGGCctcacagctcgcgagtctggcgaggagaaaaactcTCAAGAGAatcgagaaagaggagacggcggctACGCAGCGCTGCCTCACTCGGCCGTCGCGGTGCCGCCGCCAGCGAGGCCTTCCTTTGCGCAGGAGCtacgagaagaagccgaacgAGGAGAACAAGCTGTCTACGGCGACGGCCTTTCCTTCAAAGAA attcTCCTCCGGTCCAACGCACTGGAAAGATGTCTCCTTGCCATCGCGAGACGCGGGAGTCTCCGGTCGCACTTTGCTACTCACACGCAAGACCTGCTGGAATCACGTCGCGAGGCTCGCCGCCGattcgagaagagacaggcttCTTCCGACTCTGCGTCGCGTCTCGTCTCCAGCGCGGAATCCTCCAAGGAGAAAGGTCGCTCCGCTGATTCTGGAAACGCGCCTTCTGCGGGGGTGTCGGGAGCCGATGCTGCAGGAAAGGCAGGCGACGCTGAGGCCTCGGAGGAGGGATCACCTGAGGGGActcagggagagagagaagaaagaggagaaggcgaagacggaaAAAACTTGGCTGCTCTGCCGCCGTCGCCTGCCCTGGacgctgtcctctctctcatgTCGCTCTGCCTCGCGGGATCGCAACACAGTCACCTGGAACTTCTGCACTCTCTTTTCCgggcagcgcatgcagctgcggcAGCAGGGCCTCTCTCTAGCGGACGTCGCCTCGAGGAAACAAGGACACcagacagagcagagaagtCGCAGGAACTCAGaacgcgcgagaaaaaagaagacagaaaccaagaagagaagacctCAAAAGTAGAAGAGAAgttgaaagaagaagagaagttgaaagaagaagagaagctgacAGGGGATAGTCGGCGGTTGACAGGGTCGGCTGTTGAGGAAGGCGTGGTGGTGGTGGAGGCGACGTTGCAGTTGATTGCTACTTGGAAAAGAAACTGGGTcttggagagaaaagaagatgcGCGCCGAAGACTCGAAGCCGAGGCGAGGCACTTGGCTGCGAAAATCGAGGACTGCGGTTTACGTGATGACGCAGAAGaa GAGGACCCGCTGGTCACACACAACATTCGACTGCTGGCGAACGCCCAGCTGCTCGATTTACAGCAGAGAATCATTTGCGTGAAAGAGCAACTTTTGCAGGACCAAGCCGAAGAGGCACAGAGGAAGCTCGCTGCCCTTGCCAAGCTGAAGACTGCGCGGGAGGCTCTCACGCGAAACTTTGAAGACGCGGGGGAGGCCGTGGAACAGCAAAAGAAAGACGTTCAG atgCGCATGAGTGAAACAAGCGAAGTGCTGCTGAAGGAGGCAGCGGGGCTGGAAGAACGTCGAACGGCAATGCGCGGGAACCTCGAGACACTCaaaaaagaacgagaggatCTCGAGCAGCGTCTCGCCATGTGCATCCAAAAG ATCGCCTCTGTTCAGGCCGAGGAGGCGGACCTgcaagctgaagaagagggtCTCCACTTGGATCTTCTGCATGTTCAGAAAGAGTACAAAGAACAGATTCACCTGCACCAGGCGCGCAGACAACAGCAGAGTGAACTTCGCTCGGCCCTCAGAGAGCTGGACTGCACCGGCGCGAGTCTCGTCGACCTCCTCCAGAGCGAcgccgcgaaaaaaaaggaagcgattgggcAAGATGTAGACAGACTGAAAG GCGCGCTGCAGACGCAGGTGTGTCGGCACCTGGCTTTCGAGAAGACGCGTCTTCAGCAGCAAGtgcagtttcttctgcagtgcatgcagacgctcgACTCTCTCCACGCCGAGGGTGAGAAGCGCCTGGCGGCGCGTCGCGAAGtcaaagcagagaagacagcggaggaacgagcagaaggacaagcaggggagaagggagaagacccagaagaaaaaggagaagaggacagaggcgagggaggagagcggCGACGCAGTGACGACTTTgagtctgtctccgcgttctcTGCGGAGGAGCAGGCCGTCTTGTTTGGAGTGCAGAAGCGTTTGCTGCGGGGCAGTCGGCAACTGGATAACTTCTatgcggagacagaacagtttgtttctctccaccgcGACGTGCTCGTAGGTGCTCTACGTCAGCAGCGACAGATCTTTCGACACaaacaagaagaagcgtcAGAAGCAGCGAGTCTCGCGGCGGATCTCGCGCAGATCCGAGAAGTCGACCCGATGAAGGACCTTACCgcgctgtacagacagacCAAGAAGCAGCTCTCGCCCTATCTAACAAAGCTCT cgacgacgacgacTCGCCGCGACCGACCTACCGCCTCGAGAGGAGGCCCTCCTTCGTCGCATCCATCTCACACGGCTtcttttttgtcttcttcctcgtccccgcaaacgtcttctcctcctccagtTCCTCCTCAGTCTTCCCAAATGATGTCTTCCCGGTCtgtccctctgtctcctgctccATCGACTTCTCAGTCCTCTTCTCAGTCTAtccctgtgtcttcttctcaagCTGTTTCTcagtttgtctctcctcactcGAGCCTcggatcttcttctccttcgctctcggccTCTTCTGGAGCTGAGGTGAGCGCCGGTCGGAGGTCGTCTGGCGACGCTTTTCCCTTCGATTTTGCGTCTTCGCGGACTTTGCATTCTCCGGCTGTCGAAAACCGAGGAAGCGAATCCGAGCGTCAAGGACTGAACGTCGAGTCGCCGAGTCCCCAAGTGTTCGACTTGAAAACTCCCCCCAGGTCGCCCGCTGCGAGTCCcgagcaaggagagaagacgttGGGTGGGGACGAAGGCGACCCTCTGCGCATGACCAAGGTCGACAACTGGCTCCTGGAATGA
- a CDS encoding nucleolar protein,nop52 protein (encoded by transcript TGME49_224970) → MVRAGRSHPRPLSTLPSTNGASANLSRVGSSPAPHRSRSASRGDSDERLVAMARLLAHTDVKYRNRGLKRVEAFLSGVSRRRRAKQAEGVCEVNAAERKAASSPLPFSQYEKVWTTLYYAAWLSDKPLVQRELFVCLALLERILPTFAEKRKFFKAFFLVMKSNWDKLDCIRVNKFLLLEKIMVAELMHLSFQVAHRPHKFVYPMGRFLAERILLDERGGNGLAHQLGLYFLLEFREVRARVTASDASVASDQDATDSDDGDDASLTATGEQESSRDALFFAFFFPFFYAACFSQSPAMLRAIHTQVFLELTAEDLRPRLLFAALFALGSQSSVGGENRRMFYRTLDTLEARLDGGERPASLAAVAAASPSIRRLLAQVATLRASSHPVTASLGEGGVKRAQKEGSGRLEEAVAFDDGETSISFPLPTADMEEDCEVSAAFSARREEKRKRESGLGEKMPRERSDDALGLEEAGGDSLVSKRQKKAGAVKTRKQGKTVKDESHGCAALACSEEGFLDAFAPEICDGEQFVGKRKKFLGEASLAAGAALNVRAKFLRAGAFGATGAAGLCLVAAGDERPSAWPGGRERTRRVAGLTGKAGPVGLSGASRVGFLASVGDENDGRDLSCGLPSSMTGTRSPPSPRQSQEKAGKDRKERGADAPACGDRREAGEAQEGGAPSAGKVEGNGDGDEVGRDAKPPQGDVAGDSGRGDSTDGGEGGDWREQEERGRGDEEGEEDEKSARKEKKRRQSEKKRKKEERERRRKERRGLLPTALSAAPGSDQETGDNAPALRAQTKRSLKQARAAGLLSPEEAASPRTAERLVAGKRGSKTGFLVASGASRATERRRVVFDLRRNRVTAFNRLQPPSAVSPSASQADLLASSVRGSPSRSSLSSATSSASAKEASLASASASLSPPSRRGSKALSASGSRSGNQAGEAETREGECEESPVPAPPVLKSILKRPVGFCPALSEQPHWASSSDSVSAGSTPRAVNKTAKKTRAVLSKKASSAGHSGIALALPDGDFHSPSPTAEGLELPVFVASSEKKRNKVGEKRTVELEKKGKRGAEKKSVIALPSGTWDAVSLAQEAIEKREEQ, encoded by the exons ATGGTTCGCGCTGGCCGTTCACACCCGCGACCTCTCTCGACGCTCCCGTCTACGAATGGAGCTTCGGCGAACTTGTCGCGGGTGGGCTCCTCTCCGGCCCCGCACAGGTCGCGTTCCGCGTCTCgcggcgacagcgacgagCGGCTGGTCGCGATGGCGCGTCTGCTGGCGCACACAGATGTGAAGTATCGCAACCGCGGCCTGAAGCGCGTCGAGGCTTTTCTGTCGGGAGTTTCTCGGCGGCGGCGCGCCAAGCAGGCTGAAGGTGTCTGTGAGGTCAACGCTGCCGAGCGGAAGGCTGCCTCTTCGCCGCTCCCGTTCTCTCAGTACGAGAAAGTTTGGACGACGCTGTACTACGCTGCGTGGCTGAGCGACAAACCCCTCGTCCAGCGCGAGCTGTTTGTCTGCCTGGCGTTGTTGGAGCGCATTTTGCCGACTTTCGCGGAGAAGCGCAAGTTCTTCaaggccttcttcctcgtgaTGAAGAGCAACTGGGACAAGCTGGACTGCATCCGCGTCAACAAGTTTCTCTTGCTCGAGAAAATCATGGTCGCGGAACTCATGCACCTCTCGTTCCAAGTGGCGCACAGACCGCACAAGTTCGTCTACCCCATGGGCCGCTTCCTTGCAGAGCGCATTCTCCTCGACGAGCGCGGCGGGAACGGACTCGCCCACCAGCTCGGCCTCTACTTTCTCTTGGAGTTCCGCGAGGTCCGGGCTCGTGTCACCGCCTCCGACGCGTCTGTGGCTTCTGACCAGGACGCGACCGACAgcgacgacggcgacgacGCCAGCCTCACAGCAACCGGCGAACAGGAAAGCAGCCGCGacgcgctcttcttcgccttcttcttccccttcttctaCGCTGCGTGCTTCTCCCAGAGCCCCGCGATGCTACGCGCCATCCACACGCAGGTCTTCCTCGAGCTCACTGCGGAAGACCTGCGTCCGCGGCTGCTCTTCGCCGCGCTCTTCGCCTTGGGCTCCCAGTCGAGCGTCGGGGGTGAGAACCGACGCATGTTCTATCGAACCTTGGACACTCTGGAGGCGCGCCTGGACGGCGGAGAGCGGCCTGCGTCGctcgccgccgtcgccgcgGCCTCGCCGAGCATTCGGCGGCTGCTCGCGCAAGTGGCGACGTTGCGAGCGTCTTCGCACCCCGTCACTGCGTCTCTGGGTGAGGGCGGAGTGAAGCGggcgcagaaggaaggcTCTGGACGCCTTGAAGAGGCTGTCGCCTTCGATGACGGGGAAACGTCCATTTCGTTTCCCTTGCCCACGGCCGACATGGAGGAGGACTGCGAGGTGAGTGCCGCGTTCTCTGCACGtcgcgaagaaaagcgaaagagagagtcTGGACTCGGTGAGAAGATGCCGCGAGAGCGGAGCGACGACGCGCTTGGGCTGGAGGAGGCCGGCGGAGACAGTCTCGTgtcgaagaggcagaagaaagcgggCGCGGTGAAGACTCGGAAACAGGGAAAAACGGTTAAGGACGAGAGTCACGGCTGCGCTGCGCTCGcctgcagcgaagaaggattTCTCGACGCATTCGCACCGGAGATCTGCGACGGCGAACAGTTCGTcgggaagcgaaagaagttCCTCGGTGAGGCTTCGCTCGCAGCTGGCGCGGCCCTGAACGTCCGCGCGAAGTTTCTTCGCGCGGGCGCGTTCGGCGCCACGGGCGCGGCtggcctctgtctcgtcgcggccggagacgagagaccgTCTGCCTGGCCGGGAGGGCGCGAACGCACGCGCCGAGTGGCGGGACTGACAGGGAAGGCTGGGCCGGTGGGTTTGAGCGGAGCGTCGCGCGTCGGCTTCCTCGCGTCTGTCGGCGACGAAAACGATGGGAGAGACCTGTCTTGCGGCTTACCGAGTTCGATGACAGGCACCCGCTCGCCGCCGTCTCCGCGGCAGAGTCAAGAGAAGGCGGGGAAGGACAGGAAGGAGCGCGGCGCGGACGCGCCTGCGTGCGGGGACCGGCGAGAAGCCGGCGAGGCGCAAGAGGGAGGCGCGCCGAGTGCAGGAAAGGTCGAGGGCAACGGAGACGGTGACGAAGTTGGCCGGGATGCGAAGCCACCTCAGGGCGATGTCgcgggagacagcggaagaggcgacagcACAGACGGCGGGGAGGGCGGAGATTGGCGcgagcaggaggagagaggaagaggcgacgaggaaggcgaagaggacgagaagtcggcgaggaaggagaagaaaagaagacagagcgagaagaagagaaagaaagaagaacgcgagcgaCGCCGGAAAGAGCGACGGGGCCTGCTGCCCACCGCACTCTCGGCCGCGCCGGGCTCCGACCAGGAGACCGGCGACAACGCTCCGGCGCTGCgcgcgcagacgaagaggagtcTCAAACAGGCACGAGCCGCGgggcttctgtctccagagGAGGCGGCGTCTCCCAGGACTGCCGAGAGACTCGTCGCTGGCAAGAGAGGATCGAAGACAGGCTTCCTCGTCGCGTCCGGCGCGTCCAgggcgacagaaagaaggcgagtcGTCTTCGATCTGAGGCGCAATCGCGTCACAG CCTTTAACCGCCTTCAGCCGCCCTCGGCAGTGAGTCCGTCGGCCTCTCAGGCGGACTTGCTCGCTTCGAGTGTGCGCGGTTCGCCTTCGagatcctctctctcttccgcgacATCCTCGGCTTCAGCGAAagaggcgtctctcgcgtctgcttccgcttctttgtctccgccgtcgcGCCGTGGCTCGAAGGCCCTATCGGCCTCGGGCTCTCGCTCGGGGAACCAGGCGGGAGAGGCTGAGACCCGTGAAGGCGAGTGTGAAGAGTCGCCTGTGCCAGCTCCGCCTGTTCTCAAATCGATTCTCAAGCGTCCTGTAGGCTTTTGTCCTGCGTTGAGCGAGCAGCCTCACtgggcgtcttcttcggatAGTGTGTCGGCAGGTTCGACGCCTCGAGCCGTGAACAAGACCGCGAAAAAGACGCGCGCAGTTCTCTCCAAAAAAGCGAGCTCGGCGGGACATTCAGGCATCGCCCTGGCACTGCCCGACGGGGACTTCCATAGCCCCTCGCCGACTGCAGAGGGCCTTGAGTTGCCGGTCTTCGTTGCGTcttcggagaagaagcggaacaaggttggagagaaacgaacggttgagctggagaaaaagggcaaacgaggagcagagaaaaagtcgGTAATTGCGCTGCCGAGTGGAACATGGGATGCAGTTTCCCTCGCGCAAGAGGCCAtcgaaaagcgagaggagcaGTAG
- a CDS encoding hypothetical protein (encoded by transcript TGME49_224960~Signal peptide predicted by SignalP 2.0 HMM (probability 0.928) with cleavage site probability 0.680 at residue 25~Predicted trans-membrane domain (TMHMM2.0):4-27) — protein sequence MDSSLGGWLIFGLMALIAAIGVVRLWWQERRRSQAKASFFKEAEDVLSFSAPTEAINEYEVAREDAFDEMVKEGKVDKDAEDLPEGELPETSWLRQVSQEHKKKLKLFLLRRALANVPRWIGLSQEVNAKFRLYRHGLLSEETWQSFSRAQEALQVELDYLRLEAECLEPQWGDRILKDAMLLFRLQQAKEAQQKEQEQEAKKRAAIQKQECVLQQQKKDAMERRAEKQADSLLKEEAGKQKKKAAR from the coding sequence ATGGATAGCTCTCTAGGAGGATGGTTAATATTTGGCCTCATGGCTTTGATCGCGGCGATCGGGGTCGTGCGGCTGTGGTGGCAAGAGCGCCGGCGGTCTCAGGCGAAGGCTTCGTTTTTTAAGGAAGCCGAAGAtgtcctttccttctcagCGCCCACGGAAGCGATCAATGAGTACGAGGTCGCTCGAGAAGACGCTTTCGACGAGATGGTGAAGGAGGGGAAAGTCGACAAGGACGCCGAAGACCTTCCAGAGGGAGAGCTTCCCGAAACGAGCTGGCTGCGCCAGGTTTCACAGGAgcacaagaagaaactgaagctctttcttctgcgcagAGCTCTCGCAAACGTCCCTCGATGGATTGGCTTGTCCCAGGAAGTGAATGCGAAGTTTCGACTGTATCGACACGGACTGCTAAGCGAAGAAACCTGGCAGAGCTTCTCTCGAGCGCAGGAGGCGCTGCAAGTGGAGCTGGATTACTTGCGGCTGGAAGCCGAGTGTCTGGAGCCGCAGTGGGGAGACCGAATCCTCAAAGACGCAatgcttctcttccgccttcaACAGGCCAAAGAGGCTCAGCAGAAGGAACAggagcaggaggcgaagaagcgggcGGCTATTCAGAAACAGGAGTGCGTAttgcagcagcagaagaaggatgcCATGGAACGCAGAGCTGAGAAACAGGCGGACTCTCTCCTCAAGGAAGAGGCGggcaaacagaaaaagaaggcggCTCGGTGA